In Harpia harpyja isolate bHarHar1 chromosome 12, bHarHar1 primary haplotype, whole genome shotgun sequence, a single window of DNA contains:
- the ADIPOQ gene encoding adiponectin — translation MMRGPTGFLLCLLLLVTPHCTEVAAQDLQPDPKTPCANWMGGAPGYPGHNGLPGRDGKDGKDGLKGEKGEEGMQGPKGDRGEIGVPGQEGPRGFPGYPGQKGEKGEGAFVYRSAFSVGLTERAPHPNVPIRFSKIFYNEQSHYDASTGKFLCSIPGMYYFAYHLTVYLTDVKVSLYKKDKAVIFTYDQFQKNNVDQASGSVLLHLSTGDEVWLQVYGEGDNNGVYADNINDSTFMGFLLYPDLDVH, via the exons ATGATGAGGGGCCCAACAGGCTTTCTCCTTTGCTTACTGCTGCTGGTGACTCCCCATTGCACAGAGGTGGCTGCCCAGGACCTCCAGCCCGACCCCAAAACACCATGTGCCAACTGGATGGGAGGAGCGCCTGGCTATCCCGGCCACAACGGGCTCCCCGGCCGGGATGGAAAAGACGGAAAAGATGGActaaagggagagaaaggagaggaag GTATGCAAGGTCCCAAAGGTGACCGAGGCGAAATAGGAGTCCCAGGGCAGGAAGGGCCAAGAGGATTTCCTGGATACCCAGGGCAGAAGGGGGAGAAGGGTGAAGGTGCCTTCGTCTACCGCTCTGCCTTCAGCGTGGGGCTGACGGAACGAGCCCCCCACCCCAACGTCCCCATCCGCTTCAGCAAGATCTTCTACAATGAGCAGAGCCACTACGATGCCAGCACCGGCAAGTTCCTCTGCAGCATCCCCGGCATGTACTATTTTGCCTACCACCTGACGGTCTACCTGACGGATGTCAAGGTCAGCCTCTACAAGAAAGACAAGGCAGTGATCTTCACCTACGACCAGTTCCAGAAGAACAACGTTGACCAAGCAAGCGGCTCCGTCTTACTGCACCTCAGCACTGGGGATGAGGTCTGGCTTCAGGTGTACGGGGAGGGGGACAACAACGGCGTCTACGCTGACAACATCAACGATTCCACTTTCATGGGCTTCCTCCTGTACCCAGACCTGGATGTCCATTAA